From Methanococcus maripaludis, one genomic window encodes:
- a CDS encoding tRNA (guanine(10)-N(2))-dimethyltransferase: MKIISEGETKLMVPEESTLSKKDTVFYNPVMETNRDISVSVVQSFLDNFKRDEFLMCDPLGGSGARGIRYANELKFNGELKVSIGDINPSAVKMIKENLKLNELENVEVFHEDANVLLSKNFKIFNVVDLDPFGSPVPYLDSGIRASLTKGGLLCMTATDTAVLCGAYRKTCIRKYNAIPLKGDKELAVRLMIGYAVKMASKYDIGLKPIFSHVTDHYARTFMVTERGAGKADSAIENLGYIRQDSEQKSFKTFEEGYEKGYAGPFYLGEISDKNIVQNSLETAKNRNYSKRAIDILELISKESKIEQVGCFDIHELCSFIKKLVPPVNDIMENLKENGFKVSRVHYNPYGLKTDAELSDLVVLISEYHSKKY; the protein is encoded by the coding sequence ATGAAAATAATTAGTGAAGGCGAGACAAAATTAATGGTTCCAGAGGAATCAACTTTATCAAAAAAAGATACTGTATTTTACAATCCGGTGATGGAAACCAACCGTGATATTTCTGTTTCGGTTGTACAATCATTTTTGGATAATTTTAAAAGAGACGAATTTCTAATGTGCGATCCTCTTGGCGGTAGTGGTGCAAGGGGAATTAGATACGCAAATGAATTGAAATTTAACGGAGAATTAAAGGTTTCAATTGGAGATATCAATCCAAGTGCCGTAAAAATGATAAAAGAAAATTTAAAATTAAATGAACTCGAAAATGTTGAAGTATTTCACGAAGATGCAAATGTACTCCTTTCAAAAAACTTTAAGATATTTAATGTAGTTGATCTTGATCCCTTTGGTTCTCCAGTTCCCTATTTGGACAGTGGAATCAGGGCAAGCCTTACAAAAGGCGGGCTTTTATGTATGACTGCAACAGACACTGCTGTTTTGTGCGGGGCATACCGAAAAACGTGCATTCGAAAATATAATGCAATACCTTTAAAAGGGGATAAGGAACTTGCAGTACGTTTAATGATTGGATATGCCGTAAAGATGGCTTCAAAATATGATATCGGGCTAAAACCGATATTTTCACACGTTACGGACCACTATGCAAGAACTTTCATGGTTACAGAACGCGGAGCTGGAAAAGCAGATTCTGCAATTGAAAATTTAGGATACATCAGACAGGATAGTGAGCAGAAATCTTTTAAAACGTTTGAAGAAGGGTATGAAAAAGGATATGCTGGCCCATTCTATTTGGGTGAAATTTCAGATAAAAATATAGTTCAAAATTCGCTTGAAACTGCAAAAAACAGAAATTATTCAAAACGAGCAATAGATATTTTAGAACTGATTTCAAAAGAATCAAAAATTGAACAGGTAGGATGTTTCGACATACACGAACTATGTAGTTTTATAAAAAAACTGGTTCCTCCAGTAAATGATATAATGGAAAACTTAAAAGAAAATGGATTTAAAGTTTCAAGAGTTCACTATAATCCTTATGGTTTGAAAACAGATGCAGAACTTTCAGATCTGGTCGTTTTAATATCAGAATACCATTCAAAAAAATATTAA
- the nrdD gene encoding anaerobic ribonucleoside-triphosphate reductase gives MIANSKYADFKINVVKRSGNEETFNVNKLVKSLLNSGVDYENIDAILSEIYGKVYNGMSTDDLKSILYKTLKEYDKKTGKSYSKKYMSENCLKIRTSEKEFEPFNKEKIVKALIQEAGADLKTAERIAVEVEAEVKNLTVNYLTAPMIREIVNTKLIEHGLEEFRHKHTRLGIPVYDIVKLIERGSKDNANLMHNPESIHKWVADETMKQFALLNVFPKYIADSHMKGDIHLHDLEYAAVRTVCCQHDLRNFFKHGLKVDGTGRHTSVSKPAKHPDVALQHAAKVLSAAQCEMSGGQSIDEFNIWLAPYMRGLDYEEVRQLMQLFIYEMNQIYAARGGQVVFSSINLELEVPEFLKGEDAIKAGAVVGAYEEYDYEVKLIAEALVDVLMDGDAYGKPFLFPNVIFKLRENAFKDENKDLLVKIHELSAKWGLPYFINMLADYQYGNTNAMGCRTRLSGEWGNSIEESSLRTGNMQWYTLNLPRIAYEADGDDGRLFEILDEKLSLAKHALEIKHDISKRRLYHDNVLPFLTQKFDGEQYYRYDSTTKTFGFVGLNELLKYHVGSELHESPEALAFGIKVISHIRKYADDLKKETGLRWTVTQTPAESTAGRFAKFDHRYYPEETKSVVNGDLSDVNSIYYTNSSHVRVNAEVTLGEKVSIEEKFHELCNGGHIGHFWNAEAYANPEVLMDITRKMTKTDIGFWTYTKNLSICEKCSLAMSGLKDNCTNCGSENVEKFSRITGYLQNVSNWNKSKQRELIDRKSTLPGRRV, from the coding sequence ATGATAGCTAATTCGAAATATGCTGATTTCAAAATAAATGTTGTCAAAAGGAGTGGCAACGAAGAAACATTCAACGTCAACAAACTTGTAAAATCCCTTTTAAATTCAGGAGTAGATTATGAAAATATAGATGCGATATTATCAGAAATCTACGGTAAAGTTTACAATGGAATGTCTACAGACGACTTAAAATCAATTCTTTACAAAACTTTGAAGGAATATGACAAAAAAACGGGTAAAAGTTACTCTAAAAAATACATGTCTGAAAACTGTTTAAAAATCAGAACTTCAGAAAAAGAATTTGAACCATTTAATAAAGAAAAGATTGTAAAAGCGCTGATTCAAGAAGCTGGCGCTGATTTAAAAACTGCTGAAAGAATAGCGGTAGAAGTAGAAGCAGAAGTTAAAAATTTAACTGTAAATTATTTAACTGCTCCAATGATTCGTGAAATTGTAAATACGAAGCTTATTGAACATGGCCTGGAAGAATTCAGACACAAACACACGAGACTTGGTATTCCGGTTTACGATATCGTTAAATTAATCGAAAGAGGATCTAAAGACAACGCAAACCTCATGCACAACCCGGAAAGTATTCACAAATGGGTTGCTGACGAAACGATGAAGCAGTTTGCACTTTTGAACGTATTTCCAAAATATATTGCAGATTCTCACATGAAAGGAGATATCCACCTCCACGATTTAGAATATGCTGCAGTTAGAACTGTTTGCTGCCAGCACGACCTTAGAAACTTCTTCAAACACGGATTAAAAGTAGATGGTACTGGAAGACATACAAGTGTTTCAAAACCTGCAAAACACCCTGACGTTGCATTACAACATGCTGCAAAGGTTTTGAGTGCTGCTCAATGTGAAATGTCTGGGGGACAGTCTATAGATGAATTTAACATCTGGCTTGCACCATACATGAGAGGACTCGACTATGAAGAAGTAAGGCAACTCATGCAGTTATTCATTTACGAAATGAACCAGATATATGCTGCAAGAGGTGGTCAGGTCGTATTCAGTTCAATTAACCTCGAATTAGAAGTTCCGGAATTTTTAAAAGGCGAAGATGCAATAAAAGCAGGCGCTGTTGTTGGAGCTTACGAAGAATACGATTACGAAGTTAAATTGATTGCAGAGGCACTTGTAGATGTTTTAATGGATGGTGATGCATACGGAAAACCATTTTTATTTCCTAACGTCATTTTTAAATTAAGAGAAAATGCATTTAAAGATGAAAATAAAGATTTACTCGTGAAAATACATGAATTAAGTGCTAAATGGGGATTACCCTACTTTATAAACATGCTTGCAGACTATCAATATGGAAATACCAATGCAATGGGATGCAGAACTAGATTGAGCGGTGAATGGGGCAATTCGATTGAAGAAAGTTCACTTAGAACTGGAAATATGCAGTGGTATACATTAAACCTCCCAAGAATTGCTTATGAAGCTGATGGTGATGACGGAAGATTATTTGAGATACTTGACGAAAAATTAAGTCTCGCAAAACATGCTTTAGAGATAAAACATGATATTTCAAAAAGAAGACTCTACCACGATAACGTTTTACCATTCTTAACACAGAAGTTCGATGGAGAACAGTATTACCGATACGATAGCACAACGAAAACTTTTGGATTCGTTGGTTTAAACGAACTGTTAAAGTACCATGTTGGAAGTGAACTTCACGAGTCACCAGAAGCACTCGCCTTTGGTATAAAAGTAATTTCACATATCAGGAAATATGCAGATGACCTGAAAAAAGAAACAGGACTTAGATGGACCGTAACCCAAACTCCTGCTGAAAGTACTGCTGGAAGATTTGCAAAATTCGACCACAGATACTACCCTGAAGAAACAAAATCCGTAGTAAATGGCGATTTAAGCGATGTAAACAGTATCTACTACACCAATTCTTCACACGTAAGGGTAAATGCGGAAGTCACTTTGGGTGAAAAAGTAAGCATTGAAGAAAAATTCCACGAACTCTGTAACGGTGGACACATCGGACACTTCTGGAATGCTGAAGCTTACGCAAACCCTGAAGTTTTAATGGATATAACCAGAAAAATGACAAAAACAGATATCGGATTCTGGACATACACGAAAAATTTAAGTATCTGTGAAAAATGTAGCCTTGCAATGAGTGGTTTAAAAGACAACTGTACTAACTGCGGAAGTGAAAACGTAGAAAAATTCTCAAGAATTACTGGATACCTGCAAAACGTTTCAAACTGGAACAAATCAAAACAAAGAGAATTAATCGATAGAAAAAGCACACTTCCTGGAAGAAGAGTTTAA